Below is a window of Caldisericia bacterium DNA.
TTCATTTCTATCCAAAGAGTCTTGCCCTGTCTCTTGGAACATGGGGATGTAACTTCAGATGTCTTCACTGCCAGAACTGGGAAATCTCCTATGAAAAGTTAACAGAAGAAACACTATCAATGAGTAAACTTATCTCTCCAGAAGAACTGATAAAAATTGCTCAACGCTACAACGCAGGTGGGATTGCCTTCACCTACAATGAACCCACAATCTGGTTTGAATACACCCTTGATGGTTCAAAACTTGCAAAGAAGAATGGTTTATACACTGTTTATGTTACAAATGGTTCAATAACCTCTGAAGGACTCCAGCTTATCTCTCCATATCTTGATGCCATGAGTATAGATATAAAGGCTTTCTGGGAAAGTTCTTTTAAAAAGATAACAGGTGTTAAAGGGGTGAAGAATATACTGGAAAGAAGTGTAGAGGCAAAGAAGATGGGAATACATGTTGAGATTGTAACCAATGTTATCCCCACAATAAATGATTCACCAAAGGAAATGGAGGAACTTGCCCTATGGATAAGGGATAATCTCGGAAAAAAGACTCCATGGCATATTACAAGATTCTATCCCTACCTTAAACTATCTCATCTTCCTCCAACGCCTGTTAAAACATTGGAGAAGATAAGAGAGATAGGGGAGAGGGTGGGGCTTCAGTTTGTGTATATTGGAAATGTCCTTGGTCATCCATACGAAAACACCTACTGCCCTAACTGTAAGAGTCTTGTTGTAAGAAGACTTGGATATGAAATTTCAGAATATCATGTAAAAAATGGGAAGTGTGAGTTTTGTGGAGAAGACTTAAATATTCGGGAATAATTATAGTAATTCTCATCGTCTCTTTCCTTCCCTCATGTAGTCCAAATATGGTTACAAAGAAGGGACTGTATCTTGGCACATTTCTTACATTCTCCATTGATTCAGCACATTCTTATGTGTACAGCAAAGTTTCTAAAATTCTTAATAACATAGATAGGAAGTTTAGTAGATTTAATAAAGAATCTATTGTTTACAGAATAAACAATAAAAAGGGAGAATGGGTTAAAGTTGATAAGGAGTTTATAGATGTACTTAAATTCTCCATTCACATGAATGAAATTTCTTATGGAGCTTTCGATCCAATTCTTGGCGAGGTGGAGAGTGCATGGGGATTCTACGATGGAAACTATAGAGTTCCATCTGAGGAAGAGTTGAAAGAGTTAAGGAATGGAACTAATATAAAAAATATTATGATAGACGAAGAGAGAGAAAGAGTAAAGATAATAGATGGAGAACTTGATTTTGGAGGACTTGTTAAAGGGTATGCTTTAGATTTAATCAAAAATCTACTTGAAAAGGAGAAAGTTAAAAGGTGTGTGGTGAATCTTGGTGGAAACATACTCGTTTTTGGAGATAAAAATGAGGGATTTAAAATTGGAATAAGACACCCAAGAGAGAGTGGCATTATTGAAAAGATAAGGATTTTTAGTGGTACTGTTGCCACCTCTGGAGACTATGAAAACTACTTCATAAAGGATGGGGTAAGGTATCACCACATAATAGATCCCTCTACATTGAAACCAGCAAAGAGTGGAGTTATTGAGGTAACTGTGATAAGCGAAGATGGAATGCTGGGGGATGCTCTATCAACAACTCTATTTGTGTTGGGTATAGAAAAGGGAGAGGAGTTTCTTAAAGGAAAATACCCACAGGTTAAAGCAATTATTGTTGATGAGGGGTTGAACAAACATTTCATCAATGGAGCAATGGATCTTACTGTGCCGTGAAGCCATACGATAGGATTTTATTAATATTAATTATCATTTTACTTTTAATCTCCGTTGTTTTATTCTTAAATAAAAAAGAGGGAGAATTTCTATTTATAAAAACAGACTCTGGAATTAAAAGGTATCCCCTAAATCAGGAGACTATTATAACTGTAAAGGGAAGAATAGGAGAAGCCAAGATAGAAATTAAAGATGGGAAAGCGAGGTTTCTTCATTCTCCGTGTAAGAAAAAGATATGTGAAAAGAGGGGATGGATCTCAAAGGAGGGAGAGTATGCAATATGCATTCCAAATGGAGTTTTTATATGGATTGGAGGAGATGATTTAGATGCAATCTCAGAATAGGATAAGGAAACTTACGATACTCTCTTTGGTGCTTGCATCAGGAATCGCTTTGAATCTTGTTGAGCCTCCCTTCCTTTTCTTTCTTGCACCTGGGATAAAGATCGGTTTCTCAAATATTGCAACACTATTTGCCCTATACTACTTTGGAGGGGTTGAAGCAATCTTGATAGGAGCTTTAAGACCTATCATAGTCTCCCTTATAAAAGGAAACATTTTTACACTGGAATTTATATTAAGCTTTTCAGGTTCTGTCTCTGCGGCAATTCTTATGCTTATTTTTAAAAAGATGGGGGATAAGAAAATCTCAATAAAGGGGGTAAGTATCATTGGTGGAATTACACACAATTTAGTACAATTTGTGGTGATATACATTATGACTCTAAACAAACTACTCCTTTTTTACCTTCCGTTGCTCTTGTTTTTTGGTGGAGTGAGCGGATTTATAATAGGATTGATTACACAGTTTCTAATTAACAGGGTAAAGAAGTTTGAGGATGAGGAAAAACTTACTCCCTGGTAAAATAGTGCTTGTCTCATCTTCTCCAAGAAGAAGGGAAATTCTATCCCTCTTCTTTAAAGTTGAAGTTGTAAGACCCTGTGTAGAGGAAGTAATATGTGAAAATCCACTGGACATGGTGATAAAAAATTCAAAAATTAAAGCTCTATCCATCAGAGGGAGAGATGGAGTTATTGTATCTGGAGATACAGTAGTGGTTTACAAAGGGAAAATACTTGGAAAACCTAAAAATAGGTTAGATGCAGAAGAAGTGCTCTCTCTTCTCTCTGGAAAATGGCACGAGGTGTATTCAGGTTTTTTCTTCACAGTCTCTGGAAAAACTGGAGAAGGTTTTTCTAAGACATATGTTAAGTTTAAAGATTTGAGAAAAAGTGAGATAATAGAATATATAGAGACAGGTGAACCAATGGATAAAGCTGGTGCCTACGCTATTCAAGGGAAAGGGTCAGTTTTTATTGAGAAGATTGAGGGCTGCTATTTTACAGTGGTTGGATTTCCTGTGGTAAAATTTATAAAGAGATTAAAGGAGGTTCTAATTGAGAATTCCTAAAAATGCAGTGATTCTAAAAGGAACAAAGGAAGGAGTGTTTGCTTACCTTAACCTATCGTATTCGTTTAGGACAATTTTAAAGGCTCTTGAAAAGAAGCTCTCAGAGAGAGAAGAGTTTTTTAAAGGGGGTAATATTAAATTTATATCTGTTGGAGGAGACCTTAAAGATGAAGAGATGGAGGATATCTCCACCCTTCTTAAGAATAAATTTGACATATCTGTAGAATTCCAGATAAAGAAAAGAGACGAAAAGATACCAGAATCTCTTTCCGAAGGAACAGGGTCAGGAAATTTTAAGGTTGTTAGGAGGAAAATAAGGTCAGGTCAGTCTATAAGTTTTAGTGGAAATCTTATACTTATTGGTGATCTCAATCCAGGTGGAGAGATAAGAGTGGGAGGAAGTCTGTTTGTTTTTGGTTCATTAAGGGGAAGTGTTTTTGCTGGAGAGAAGACAGGGAAAGATGCCATAGTTGTAGCCTCCCGAATGAAACCTGAGAGACTTCAGATTGGAGATTTTGTATTGGAGAATAAAAATAGTAAGAGAAGGGATACCATTTCTGTTGCTTTGGTTGAGAATGAAGAGATAAAGATCTATCCATACAAGAAGTTATTATGAAAAAAACAATTTTAATTTTAGCCATCATAACTTTGATTTCACTCTTTCTCATCTCTTGTGGTTCTGGAAAAGGTAAACTGCATGTGGAGTCTTTCCCTGACAAATCAGATGTTTACATAGATGGAGTTAAGGTTGGAGTTACCACATTAGATATAAGTGTAGATGTGGGAGAACACACTGTAGAGGTTAAAAGAGAGGGATACAAAACATGGAAAAAAACCATACAGATAAGGAGAGGAAAGGAAACAGACATTATCGCAAATCTCGAAAAAGCCCTTGGTTTTATAGAGGTAGAGACAAATCCAGAAGGAGCAGAGGTCTTTGTGGATGGAGAAAGTAGGGGATTTACTCCTGTTAAAATAGATGGTTTAACCATAGGAAAACACAAAATCCTGATTAAAAAAAGTGGATACAAAAGTATTGAGAGAGAGGTTGAAGTTAAAGAGGAGGGTGTGTCTATAAGTGAGGTGCTGGAGGAAGGTTTTGGGGATATAATTATAACATCAAGACCAAAAAGAGCAAAAGTGATCTTTGATGGAGAAGAGAAAGGAGAGACCCCACTTTCAATAAATGATGTTCCCTTAGGAAAGCATTGGGTAACACTTAAAAAATTAGGTTATGAAGAATTGACAAAGGCAATAAGTGTAAATATGGGAATAAATAAGTATGAATTTGAACTTGTTGAGATAAACCACACATTGGTTATATACAGTGAACCAGAGGGAGCAAAGGTTTACCTAAATGATACTTTAAAAGGTATAACGCCACTTGAGATAAGAAACCTTGTGCCAGAAAAAACTTATAAATTAAAGTTGGAGCTTGAAGGATACTTACCTTATATTACAGAGATAAAGATGCCTAAGGATGGTTCAATTTTTCTTCCTACAGTGAAACTAATGAAATTAAACCCGTGATATAATGAGTTTAAGATCAAAAAAGGAGGATGGACGATGGACAGAAATGAGATCAGAGAAAAGATAATTGACATTCTTATAAATGGAGTTCATGTTAATAGAAGAAGACTTGAGGGAAAGGAAAACCCTGATTTTATAAAGGACCTTGAGATGGACTCATTGAGCCTCCTTGAACTTGTTGAAAGGGTGGAGAAGGAGTTTAATATAGAGATTGAGGATGAGGAATTAGAAACCCTCTCAGATATGGAGAGTGTGGTCAATTTTATTGAAACAAAAATAAAAAAATAGGGTGCTTTCTGCACCCTAAAGTTCAATCTTTTTAACCTTTTTCTTTGCCTCTTCCTTCTTTGGAATCTTTATTTCAAGAATACCCTTGTCAAATTTAGCATTTGCCTTGTCTGGTTCTACCTCTATAGGAAGCGGTATAATCCTTTCAAACCTTCCAAATGATATCTCTTTTCTATAGTAATTCTCCTTTTTTACTTCAGTTTCTTCTTTCTTTTCTCCTTTAATATGAACACTATCCTCAGTTACTGTAACTTCAAGATCCTTCTTATCTATACCAGGAAGTTCTGCTTTAAGTATTACATCATTCTCAGTTTCATATAAGTCCACTCTTGGTTGCCAAATCATGGGTTCTTTCCCTCTCCTTCTTCTTGGAGAGAGGAAATCAGTAAAGAGTCTGTCTATCTCCTCATGAAGTGATTCTATTTCAGGAAAGACATCAAAGTCCCATGGTTCCCATCTTCTGAGTGCCATACCCATCACCTCCTTTCCTGAAGATTTATATTTTTCAATTATTATTAT
It encodes the following:
- the amrS gene encoding AmmeMemoRadiSam system radical SAM enzyme, which produces MEYKREALLYEKLDKNRVRCNLCYRRCILKDGQVGLCGVRKNEGGKLYTLIYGVVSSIALDPIEKKPLFHFYPKSLALSLGTWGCNFRCLHCQNWEISYEKLTEETLSMSKLISPEELIKIAQRYNAGGIAFTYNEPTIWFEYTLDGSKLAKKNGLYTVYVTNGSITSEGLQLISPYLDAMSIDIKAFWESSFKKITGVKGVKNILERSVEAKKMGIHVEIVTNVIPTINDSPKEMEELALWIRDNLGKKTPWHITRFYPYLKLSHLPPTPVKTLEKIREIGERVGLQFVYIGNVLGHPYENTYCPNCKSLVVRRLGYEISEYHVKNGKCEFCGEDLNIRE
- a CDS encoding PEGA domain-containing protein, yielding MKKTILILAIITLISLFLISCGSGKGKLHVESFPDKSDVYIDGVKVGVTTLDISVDVGEHTVEVKREGYKTWKKTIQIRRGKETDIIANLEKALGFIEVETNPEGAEVFVDGESRGFTPVKIDGLTIGKHKILIKKSGYKSIEREVEVKEEGVSISEVLEEGFGDIIITSRPKRAKVIFDGEEKGETPLSINDVPLGKHWVTLKKLGYEELTKAISVNMGINKYEFELVEINHTLVIYSEPEGAKVYLNDTLKGITPLEIRNLVPEKTYKLKLELEGYLPYITEIKMPKDGSIFLPTVKLMKLNP
- a CDS encoding FAD:protein FMN transferase produces the protein MVTKKGLYLGTFLTFSIDSAHSYVYSKVSKILNNIDRKFSRFNKESIVYRINNKKGEWVKVDKEFIDVLKFSIHMNEISYGAFDPILGEVESAWGFYDGNYRVPSEEELKELRNGTNIKNIMIDEERERVKIIDGELDFGGLVKGYALDLIKNLLEKEKVKRCVVNLGGNILVFGDKNEGFKIGIRHPRESGIIEKIRIFSGTVATSGDYENYFIKDGVRYHHIIDPSTLKPAKSGVIEVTVISEDGMLGDALSTTLFVLGIEKGEEFLKGKYPQVKAIIVDEGLNKHFINGAMDLTVP
- the maf gene encoding septum formation protein Maf is translated as MRKNLLPGKIVLVSSSPRRREILSLFFKVEVVRPCVEEVICENPLDMVIKNSKIKALSIRGRDGVIVSGDTVVVYKGKILGKPKNRLDAEEVLSLLSGKWHEVYSGFFFTVSGKTGEGFSKTYVKFKDLRKSEIIEYIETGEPMDKAGAYAIQGKGSVFIEKIEGCYFTVVGFPVVKFIKRLKEVLIENS
- a CDS encoding Hsp20/alpha crystallin family protein — translated: MGMALRRWEPWDFDVFPEIESLHEEIDRLFTDFLSPRRRRGKEPMIWQPRVDLYETENDVILKAELPGIDKKDLEVTVTEDSVHIKGEKKEETEVKKENYYRKEISFGRFERIIPLPIEVEPDKANAKFDKGILEIKIPKKEEAKKKVKKIEL
- a CDS encoding acyl carrier protein — encoded protein: MDRNEIREKIIDILINGVHVNRRRLEGKENPDFIKDLEMDSLSLLELVERVEKEFNIEIEDEELETLSDMESVVNFIETKIKK
- a CDS encoding NusG domain II-containing protein codes for the protein MKPYDRILLILIIILLLISVVLFLNKKEGEFLFIKTDSGIKRYPLNQETIITVKGRIGEAKIEIKDGKARFLHSPCKKKICEKRGWISKEGEYAICIPNGVFIWIGGDDLDAISE
- a CDS encoding Gx transporter family protein, whose product is MQSQNRIRKLTILSLVLASGIALNLVEPPFLFFLAPGIKIGFSNIATLFALYYFGGVEAILIGALRPIIVSLIKGNIFTLEFILSFSGSVSAAILMLIFKKMGDKKISIKGVSIIGGITHNLVQFVVIYIMTLNKLLLFYLPLLLFFGGVSGFIIGLITQFLINRVKKFEDEEKLTPW